Below is a genomic region from Hylemonella gracilis.
CGCGCCACGCGCCGCGCCGGGAACGCCACCGCCCAAGGGGCATGCATCACGCAGCGGCCATATTCGACGCCTTCGAGCCGCAAGCTGAGCAGGATCTGCGTCAGCAGATCGGCCGGTTTGGCAGGCGCTTGCCGACCCTCTGTCCCCTGGGCAGGCTGGTTTTCGATGGCAAGATCGGACGAATGATCAAGCATTTTGGCTTTTCCGGCATTGAAACACCGAAATTCTAGCCATAAGCTGGCACCCTTTCTCCACCTCTCCGTATCCCCCCATGTCTGACAGTTCCTGCACCGCTTGCGCGGACCTTCACGCCTTGCCCGCCCCCGACACCCAGGCCCGCTGGGCCGCCGTCACCTCGCTCACGCTGGGCGTGTTCAGCCTGGTCACCGCCGAATTCCTGCCGGCCAGTCTGCTGACCGGCATCGCCACCGACCTGGGCATCAGCGCGGGGGCGGCGGGTCAGACCGTCACGGCCACCGCCCTCGTAGGCGCCGTGGCCGCGCCATCGATCCCCTTGTTGACACGGCGCTTCGACCGCAAGCACGTGATGCTGGTCCTCACGCTGCTGCTGCTGATCTCCAACGTCATGGCGGCCACCGCCACCAGCCTGACCGTCCTGCTCAGCGCCCGCGTACTGCTGGGCGTGGCCCTGGGCGGCTTCTGGTCCATGGCCGCGGCCCTGGCCATGCGGCTGGTGCCGACTGCCCTGTTCGCGCGAGCCATGTCGCTGATCCTCACCGGCGTCTCGGTCGCCACGGTCTGCGCCGCCCCCATCGGCGCCTGGATGGGCGAACTCTGGGGCTGGCGCAGCGCTTTCACGGCGGCGGGCATCGTCGGTGTCATCGCCTTCCTTGCCCAGCTTTGGACCCTGCCGGCGCTGCCGCCGCAGGACAAACCCAACCTGCGTGTGCTCGGTGAACTGCTGACCCGCCCGGGCGTGCGCGTGGCACTGCTGGCCGTGCTGCTCGTGATCTCCGGCCAC
It encodes:
- a CDS encoding MFS transporter, producing the protein MSDSSCTACADLHALPAPDTQARWAAVTSLTLGVFSLVTAEFLPASLLTGIATDLGISAGAAGQTVTATALVGAVAAPSIPLLTRRFDRKHVMLVLTLLLLISNVMAATATSLTVLLSARVLLGVALGGFWSMAAALAMRLVPTALFARAMSLILTGVSVATVCAAPIGAWMGELWGWRSAFTAAGIVGVIAFLAQLWTLPALPPQDKPNLRVLGELLTRPGVRVALLAVLLVISGHFAGFTYVRPLMEQVAHLSVGAISAVLLGYGIGGFFGNLAGGFIAERSERQAIVVGGGLIVALAVSLLLLGHWPLVTSLAIVLWGFAFGFFPVGFQTWIVRVAPDQAEGAGGLLVAAFQIAIAMGAIGGGLLVDQIGALGGPAFATLTIALGTLLALRHGPRPVRN